In Metopolophium dirhodum isolate CAU chromosome 5, ASM1992520v1, whole genome shotgun sequence, the sequence GATCAACACacgatgttttaataatataacttggATACAAATTGAAAGGCAATATTTGATCTTACattaaaacactaaaattattttaaaaatatattaattttaatatttttcaatttaataaagtCAATATCAAAATTTACGGAATCATTTagtataagaaaattaaaaatattaacatagtcTATATGTAGAATTTAGATACTAAGTATGCCAACTAAATAATCAAACCGTTCACAAACtatgtaataacattatgtCACATCACCTAATAATTAGATTAtgccatataaaataaaaaaaatataattggactgggttatattattttggcaATATATATAGACGGCAACAGCTTAGtgtcgaaaataataatactaatagttTATTGAATACAACCGGTTCAAGAAGTTATAGATATCTATAACATGGCGAtatgtattattcaatatttataggaagggtaaaattaaaaattatcaatcaaCATAAATACGGAGTGTCAACAGTGAACAGATATCAGTTTCAAACGGCAGAACTAACAAGAACACACAGCacagttcaaaaataaaaatataaaatggcagttaaggtatttatattattttaaataaattcataaaaaaaaccgttcatataagaaaaaaacattttttcaatttcagaTGATCATTTTCGCCGCTTGCGTGGCCACCACACTCGCCCAATACGCTGCCCCAGCATACCCAGCGCATCACGCTGAAGCTGAACACGCATACGCCCCAACCCCGTACAACTTCGAATACAGCGTAAACGACCCACACACTTACGACGTGCACAGCCAAGCCGAATCCAGCGACGGAAACGGTAACGTCAAGGGAACTTACAGCCTTTTGGAAGCCGACGGTTCCACCCGCGTCGTCGAATACACCGCCGATGACCACAGCGGTTTCAACGCTGAAGTCAAGAAAATCGAAGGACAGAGCCAAGGTTACAAGGCACCGTACAGCGCACCTGCCCCAGCCTACAAGCCAGCTTACTCCGCACCAGCATACTCTGCACCAGCTCACTCTGCACCAGCATACTCAGCACCCGCTCACTCTGCACCAGCTTACTCTGCCCCAGCCTACAAGCCAGCTTACTCTGCCCCAGCCTACAAGCCAGCTTACTCTGCACCAGCATACTCTGCACCAGCTTACTCTGCACCAGCTTACTCTGCACCAGCTTACTCAGCACCCGCACACTCTGCACCAGCTTACTCGGCACCCGCACACTCTGCACCCGCTTACTCCGCTCCGGCCTACAAACCaacatactaatttatttagttgtgtACGTTACTTTCCaccatttttatttcacattttgtTCATGCATTTCTCAACCATAGTGTTCACCAATGTGAATAACCATGGTTGCTATTTAAACATTACTTCATTCATGTTTTAAACACTTAGTATGGCTATTGTATTTATTGAGTAAATAAATGCAtgcaaatatgtatttattgtatatctctgtgtttttttttatttattattcatttatcattACCTAATTGATAATTTACACGTCATTATTGTAATAGCACATATCATAGCTTTTGGTTCAAAACCTATCGGAAGCCATGGACACTGTATAGTTATAACGCTAGAACAAATCAAACATGGCTATAGTAAGccttatataattgtaatcctGCAGCAATAGCTAACCAACATAAGTACTTACTTAGCTGCCTCAGTGACTTACGCATATTAATTGTCCGTCAatccattacattttttacaaattttatggTGAGCTAATTTTATGATAGAAATCAACAAAATTACCCATGggtggtttttttatttgttcactttttattaatttataaaataccgaCAGCAATGCCACGCAATATTATGACATGCTGTAGCAAAACAAatgtttcaaattttagattttagatatcGAATTTTAGGTATGTTTTAGTTCTTATAGTATCGTCAAATATACTTCTGGTCTCAGGAAATATGGTTTCAACGCTGAAGTTAACAAAACCTAAGTTTGGCTCTAGCGCTTTTACATCACAACTAACCCAACTTGTCAATTGTATTCTAGGCATCCCACATACTTTACCTCAGTTTACTTAGCtgtgtgcatattatactatctgAATCGTATGCTTTGTTATGTTAagtcaaatgtatttatttataacatatgattaaaaaaggtatattttcaAAGGTTAGATATCTTAATCGATTATTGGATTGATTGTAATACACCAGTATCACCAATTCTATAATAAATGGCTAATGTCTAATATACCCATTTTACGTCACGGTCACTGAAAAGTCCATCacacatatatacatttatattgaattttcaaaactgatatacaatataaattagtacGATTTATATGGTATCCGATATATAATCTCATATCAACTAATATAAAACTGATTGCATATGCATGTAAACGATTATAGCTAATGTTTCGTAATGTTCCAAACAAGCAGCGTCAACGCGACAATAACCAAACTTACTTTCgattttttaggaatttttattcaaaacggtATATTTACCGTTCAAATAAGCCTAAGATAATAATTCTTGTATATTTACTTTAGTTCACAATaagtcacattataatatattgtgttgacTATAACATTGCGATGTAGATGTATATctatagtgaatataataatgtttaccaAGTGAGTATAATCTGTTAGACCAATTGTTTTTACAACAGCTGTTAGCAAAGCTTAGTGCGGCGATGGTCGCAAGTACCTACATTTcgtaaaataaagaattttataaaaattctatTCTGATCGGAAATCAATTCTGTGGTGCGAATACATTAAAAAggttatttatcaatattcaatgttTGAATATTGACATCATATTCActaacacaaataaatataatactcgtAAATTATTAATGACAGAAACatcattaagaggacgttacaccggtatttttaagtatcaaaaacaaattcaCGTAGATTGAAAATAACATATTCTACAATTGTTCTAGAGCTCAAGCTTTTATTACCAATATaaggaaaacaataatattttggagGGCATATgtttggggttttttttttattggattaaGGCATCGATGATCGAGGTCATTATCCCGTAAGGTTGGAACGTTTGTTATCgttataaataaacaagtatATATGTTGCAAGGTTTTTGCTCactacgaacccgggtggtcacccattcGGGAATTATAGTCGCAGCAGCggttacttactctcagtcaTGTTGCGTGACTGATAGTAGCCAACGCGCCGTACCAAGccactttaaaaaaattgttcagtACAGAAAATGATACAGTTATTTAAAAGaatcaaaaatttaaagtattttaaaagtgtTGTATCGGACAGTAATGAAAGTTCCGAATAGAGCAATAAATCAtaccacacaaaaaaaaatactcaactCACTTATCATAACCAACATATTAGTAGACTTTCAGTGAATCTTAAGCCAcatctaaaattaatatgcagccagaacaattataaataaatataaaatatttataagaaaagcatcgtaaaacaaaaaaggtatttatatttgtatactttaataggtataaatcgtaaactcaaaatgttttatttcattattcaattgaatgggcaatgtaatatttttaaattttaaatatagattaatTAAGTAGACATGAGGGTCATTATCCTTATTCAAGTACACACAATTAATAACTGTTACACTGatcctccgctcagaatcgttttttatcgaatgcaatcattgcattcaaatcgaatactgtaataatacactatcctgtcctAGAACTCAAGGGACGATGAACAGACTTCTATCACCGCTGACATACTCCACCCCGCtgcacttacccgctttttaaagttaatattacaATGTCTAATTTACTATGGTCAAAGTATCTACCGTGTCGTGGATAATGGTATTTTAATGAGTTAGTCAAGAATACCAGGAAAAGTAAATAATGTTGATCAGGTAATGTATCATAGTGCGCCGATCATAATGTACATAAGGTACCCGTATCGATGATTGTACACAATTGCAAACAACTATAaacaacacataaataataaatgcatagaattattaaatttagtatttatttaaataaaaaataaattacaacataattGTATAAGCAAGTAGTCAAGTATTTGTGATTTTTGAGATGTTTCTTGACTTAATACGATTTAAACAAGGTTTT encodes:
- the LOC132944551 gene encoding cuticle protein 18.6-like is translated as MAVKMIIFAACVATTLAQYAAPAYPAHHAEAEHAYAPTPYNFEYSVNDPHTYDVHSQAESSDGNGNVKGTYSLLEADGSTRVVEYTADDHSGFNAEVKKIEGQSQGYKAPYSAPAPAYKPAYSAPAYSAPAHSAPAYSAPAHSAPAYSAPAYKPAYSAPAYKPAYSAPAYSAPAYSAPAYSAPAYSAPAHSAPAYSAPAHSAPAYSAPAYKHAEHAYAATSYNFYYSINDPHTYDVHSQSEYSDGNGYVKGSYSLLEADGSTRVVEYTADDHSGFNAEDKKIQGHGHGYSAPAQAYKPAYSTPVYSTPLVYSTPAHSAQAYSAPVYSTPAYKPAY